In Chryseobacterium sp., the genomic window ATCACAAGCATCCATAATACCATCACCATCTGTATCCAATGTCGGCGATTTATCATTTACTGAAGTACATCCTTCCGCACAATCCGGGATACCGTTTCCGTTATTATCTATATTATCATTACCGTTAGGGCATTTGTCATTACAATTCGGAACTCCGTCCCCGTCATCATCTAACTGGACAAACGCATTATAAATCATATAGGACTGAAGCAGCCCTGCACCTAGCGGATTACTTACTTCAATTTTCATTCTGTCAAAAGGTTTGGTAGACTTAAACCCTAAATAAAATCTGTTTGAAGCAGTCACAAAGAAATCACCGCTTAAAAGCTGTCCTCCTGTTTTCCTTTCGGTTTCTGTTGAACCGTTATAGAAAATAACACTGATCGATTTTAAAATATCTATTGAAATGACACTTGCCGTTTTCGCTAATGTAAACCCTCCAAAGGTATTAGCAGGATATAGCCCTGTATTACTTTTTACCGTCAATCTTGCACCGGTAAAAAATGATATCAAAGGCATCGTGATTGTCGCATAGTTACTTTGATTCGTATCTGTAACATTATATGGATTTGATAAAGATGCTTTAAGGAAAAAAAGCCCCCCAAAAGCTCCTGTCCAGGAACTTCCCGTGACAATATCCCCTAATCTTGAGGATCCGGAGGTCTGAATATATTCATTACAGTCACAGCTCTGAGGTTCTTCGAAAGCATAATATACTTTTAAACTTCCTAAATTAAATCCAAGCGTTTGAGTTACCTTTAATCTGATTTCATTAAATGGTTTCGTAGTTGTTAACGTTACTTTCTGTTTTCCTGATCCATAGCTAAGCACTTTAATATTAATAAGTCCTCCTCCATCGCTTAAGTTTTTAGTGTCCTGCAACTGGCCGAATAGATAGGTTTCAATAGTAATATTCTTTAAAAACTCGGCACTCAGCAGTTTGCCCTGATCATCCGGTTCAATGACAAATCCTGCTCTGTTACCCGCCGGATACGTCTGATTTTTATCTAATACCCCAACGGAATAAGATCCTAACAAACCGACAGGCAATACAATAGAACCATAGGAGCTCTTATCTCCGTCACCAATTTTTTCCCTGTCTATAACATAAGAAAGCGGTGCAAGGAAACTGCTGCTTCCTGATACGTTACCATCCACGCCGCTTCCTGCAATAATATCATCACAGATCCCGTTATTGTCAACCGGTATCTTAGCTGGATCAAATGCAAATGCATAATATACATTCATGGCACTGAATGCAGACAATGCATTGGTCTGGTATAATCTTACCTCATTAAATTCTTTTGTCGTTTTAAAATGAAGGAAAATTCTGTTTTTAGAACCCCCGAATGCAGGTACGGATAATAATGTACTGCTGGTACTGGTTTCCTGAAGAACACCATTTTTATAGGTACTAATTCTCAGTGAACTCAACAGATCGATTGTAATAAAACTTGTTCCCAAGTCTACATTAAATCCGGTAATATACCCTGCCGGATAAGAAGTATTTGTATTTTTTACAGAAATACCGTTTCCACTTAAAAGAGAAGTAAAGTTCCCCATACTCACACTATTGTCAAGATTTGCATCTATCACCGGAGTCATACTTCCGTTATAACATCCTAAGCAAATCCCTGAATTATTTACAGGTTTTGCCTCTACTCCCATCCCACGGATAGGTTCATAACCCTTCTGTGCAAAAGCAGATGCAGACATAACCAGCATCAGAAGCACAGCTGTAAGTTTCTCGAATAATTTTTTTATCATTTTTTTTATTTTTTTGTAAGATTGTGTTTATTTTTAGTATAAAGCTTTCCAGACCCCGTTACCATTACAGCCTTCATGTACTTTAAGCGTTGAATTGTATCTAATGGCTCCTTCTTCATTTGCTGTACAATCATTAGTTCCTGCTCCGGAAGGCGCAATGCCGTTCAATTGTATAGCCGCACCTGTTAAACGACTAGCAGTTGGGATCATATTAATCCCCACAATTGCACCTGCTGTATTGCTCTGGTTTAAAAAAGCATGAGTTGTATTGGCGTATACTGACTGGTCACCAGTAGCTTTTCCTCCAATTCCAATAGCCACACCACGGGTTGCAGTTACCTCATTGTTACTACCGAATGCAAATCCATTCAATGTAACCTTATTGGTTGCTCCAAAAGCAAATCCTCCAGTTAAAGCATCGTTTCCATACCCTACCCCTACAGCTATTGATGCTCCAGTTTTATTATTAGCTCCAAAAGCAAAATTATTGGTCAACAAGGTTGAATTTCCAACACCAAAAGCCTTACCTCCACCTGCTACATTATTAGCAGATCCTATGGCGACTGCCGGAAAATTAGCCGATGAAGCATTTGCAGTATTACCAGTTCCTAGCGCAATATTATTTGAAGTATTATTAATAATATTTGAATTTCCCCATGAAAGAGTAGAAGTGCCTTCACCTCCTCCTGCAAGTGCTCCTGAAGTATCAAGAACAGCATGTACCTTATCAGCACTTATCATTACCAGATCAGCAGCCCCTATAGGCCCCAGGTAATTATCAGAGACCGGTGCAGCCCCTAAAGTTTCCGGTCTGGTTAAGATCTCACCAACTGCATTTCCTGTGACATGCCAGTCGTTACCTGTCTGCTTTTGCCATTGGTTTCCATCAAAATAGTAATAACCAGGAGCCGTAACACTTACAGTCTGACCCGTTGGTGCGATGTCTGCTAACGTAACATATACCAAAGCACCTGTTTGAGCTGCCGTATATGTTTTTTTGTTCAGTTCGGTTTCAGTAAGTCTTGGAGCAATGATGCCGTCCAGCTTGTTTACAATTGCAGGAAAACCTACTACGTCTAAGGTTCCATCTGGCGAGCTGGTATTAATCCCGACCTGTGCATCTATGAGACACCCTGAAAATAAAAGTGAGAGAGTAAATAATTTGTTTTTCATTTGAAATGATATTTTGTTGTTTTTTTGAAGATTTCGAATATATTCATTAGCTTTTTATTTTGAAGTATCACAAAAACTATGGTATACCGCTAAAGAATATTGGAAAATTGAGAAGATTAATCGTTGGTTAATTGGTCAAAGATTTTAATACACTTAAATCCACCGACCAGTTTGAAAGTCTTTGTAAAAAATCGTGAATTTTTCAGACAGATCTAAAATATAGGGATTATCAATCGAATCCGAATGTATATTATGTAAGATGTTTTCTATTTGTAGATCTTTCCGGGACAGCATAGGTAAATAGCCATTTCCAGCAATTGAAGAATGGTTATATAGAATTTTGCCAGATGAATTGAAAGGTTTAATTCCATAATCAATTCTTTCATAACCGTCAAACGTGTTTTTTACAATTGCCAGGGTTGCTGTACCCTCAGCCCCACTGCAAACAGAATGATCCACGAGATTCTGTGGATTGTTGTTCCTTATATTCAGGCGTGCTCTCTTTTCAGGCCCGCTTAAAGCTGCTATAAACCTAACGTTTATATTTCCTACAGCCGGCATCACTACCAGGAAAGCAGTGCTTACTGTATAGCCATAGGAAAAAAAATAATTTTTATCCAATTTATTTGTGTGTTTTTCAATGCAAATATAACACCTTTTCAATAAAAACAACATTTTAATGATAAAAATTTACTAAAAACAAATAATAAGCAATTATCAGTTAAAAAACAACAGTATAAATTACAAAATAATCAATCATAATTAGATATTGAAAAATATCAAACACTAATAATCAAATACTTTTAAAAATTAAATACATGATTTACAGGAGGCTATAGCAAAAAAAGCCCGGGCAAATTGCCCGGGCTTCTATTTTTATCATAAAATTGATTATTTCAATTCTACTTCAGCACCAGCTTCTTCTAATTGCTTCTTAAGAGCTTCAGCTTCGTCTTTAGAGATACCAGTTTTGATTGGAGCAGGAGCACCATCTACGATATCTTTAGCTTCTTTAAGACCAGCACCAGTTAAATCTTTTACTAATTTAACGATAGCTAATTTAGAAGCACCTGCAGACTTAAGAATTACGTCGAATTCAGTTTTTTCTTCAGCAGCTTCAGCAGCTCCACCTGCAACTACTACAGCAGCAGCAGCTGGCTCAATTCCGTGCTCATCCTTAAGGATAATAGCTAATTCGTTTACGTCTTTTACTGTTAGGTTTACTAGCTTTTCAGCTAAATTTTTTAAATCTGACATTGTTGTAATGTTTTTGTTGATTATTTATTTAATTTTTTGAGTATAATTATTCAGCACTTGTTTCTTCAGTGCTTTCTGCAGCAGCTTCAGGAGCTTCAGCAGGTGTTTCTTCTACAGCAGGAGCAGCTTCTTCAGCTTTAGCTTCTACCGTTTCAGATTTGTTTTGAAGAGCAGAAACAACTCTTTGGATTGGAGACTGAAGTAATCCGATGATTTCACCGATCATTTCTTCTCTAGACTTGATGTTAGCCAACGCGTCTAGGTTATTGTCACCAACATAGAAAGTTTCCTGAAGGTAAGCAGACTTTAAAGCCGGCTTCTCTTCTTTCTTTCTGAACCCTTGGATTAATTTCGCAGGAGCATTTGCTGTTTCAGCAATCATTAATGCTGAGTTTCCTTTGAAGGAAGGGAACATCTCAGAGTAATCTACTCCTTCGATCTGTTCCATTGCTTTTTGTAAAAGTGTATTTTTTACCACTTTTACTTTGATATTTTGTTTGAAAGCCTGTCTTCTGAAGTCAGAAGATTTAGCAGCATTCAATCCTTCTAGATCTGCTACGTATACTACTTTTGCATCCTGAAGCAAATCTTTGATCTCTTGTATTGCTACAACTTTTTGGTCTTTTGTCATTGTTTAAGGATTTAGTATTAGTTAACAGATTTAGTATCGATTGCAATACCTGGACTCATGGTAGAAGACAAGTAGATGCTTTTCACATAAGTTCCCTTAGCAGCA contains:
- the rplL gene encoding 50S ribosomal protein L7/L12, with the protein product MSDLKNLAEKLVNLTVKDVNELAIILKDEHGIEPAAAAVVVAGGAAEAAEEKTEFDVILKSAGASKLAIVKLVKDLTGAGLKEAKDIVDGAPAPIKTGISKDEAEALKKQLEEAGAEVELK
- a CDS encoding T9SS type A sorting domain-containing protein; the encoded protein is MIKKLFEKLTAVLLMLVMSASAFAQKGYEPIRGMGVEAKPVNNSGICLGCYNGSMTPVIDANLDNSVSMGNFTSLLSGNGISVKNTNTSYPAGYITGFNVDLGTSFITIDLLSSLRISTYKNGVLQETSTSSTLLSVPAFGGSKNRIFLHFKTTKEFNEVRLYQTNALSAFSAMNVYYAFAFDPAKIPVDNNGICDDIIAGSGVDGNVSGSSSFLAPLSYVIDREKIGDGDKSSYGSIVLPVGLLGSYSVGVLDKNQTYPAGNRAGFVIEPDDQGKLLSAEFLKNITIETYLFGQLQDTKNLSDGGGLINIKVLSYGSGKQKVTLTTTKPFNEIRLKVTQTLGFNLGSLKVYYAFEEPQSCDCNEYIQTSGSSRLGDIVTGSSWTGAFGGLFFLKASLSNPYNVTDTNQSNYATITMPLISFFTGARLTVKSNTGLYPANTFGGFTLAKTASVISIDILKSISVIFYNGSTETERKTGGQLLSGDFFVTASNRFYLGFKSTKPFDRMKIEVSNPLGAGLLQSYMIYNAFVQLDDDGDGVPNCNDKCPNGNDNIDNNGNGIPDCAEGCTSVNDKSPTLDTDGDGIMDACDFDSDNDGIPDSMEDLNTNNKFEDDDTEGVLGPVEVLGDGVSSYLDLDSDNDGILDLFESGIPTSVINQIDTDRNGIIDSGIEVGKNGLADILETYPDSGTLKYPLKNTDGDERPDFIDLDSNGSDFDLYAIGKANLDDLGTGFISRIDDKDKDGIQAVVDTDLVKRGAPNSPLSPYAAFAKNGSMIAAKITGASEIANVANDIKVYPNPVKAGENLNIRSSEEGTYTIFSAQGQLVKSEKFTRGAEINTSSLPAGLYVIKIETKSTVKSYKVIVK
- the rplJ gene encoding 50S ribosomal protein L10; translation: MTKDQKVVAIQEIKDLLQDAKVVYVADLEGLNAAKSSDFRRQAFKQNIKVKVVKNTLLQKAMEQIEGVDYSEMFPSFKGNSALMIAETANAPAKLIQGFRKKEEKPALKSAYLQETFYVGDNNLDALANIKSREEMIGEIIGLLQSPIQRVVSALQNKSETVEAKAEEAAPAVEETPAEAPEAAAESTEETSAE